The genomic interval ATTTTATTTATGATGCAAATGCACCATTTTTGCAACAATTTATTGCCACACTAATTGTAACAGCATTCACAGCAGTTCCTTCATTCTTCTCAACAAGGGTTCTCGTTCCCAGGCTGCTTTATCGTAAAAAAATCAGGAAATTTATTTTTGCTTTATTATTGGCGGCAGTATTTAATTCTCTGCTGACCTATCTGCTTGCCGGCGCTTTATATTATGAAATAGGGGGGAACAATATTTTCAGAGACCTACCTACAATCATATTCCTGGTTTCGTTTTTTTTAATTGTCAATTTTATAGTAATTACAGTCAGTTCAGCTATCCAGATCATTGTTGACCGCTTTGGAATGGAAGAACATTTACATATAGTTGAAAATGAAAAGATCAGTACAGAATTGGCTTTTTTAAGGGCGCAGATAAATCCTCATTTTCTTTTTAATGTGCTGAATACCATTTATTTCCAGATCAATAAAGAAAACAGGGAAGCAAGAAATTCAGTTGAAAAACTTTCAGAAATGCTTCGATACCAGTTATATGAATGTACTTCCGACAGGATTGACATATCGAAAGAACTGGCTTATATCGAAAATTATGTGGCAGTTCAGCAATTGCGAATGGAAGCTGGCACTGATTTACAGATCAATCTGCCCCAAGATCCCATTTCATTTAAAATTGCTCCTTTGTTAATTTTACCGTTACTTGAAAATGCTTTTAAGCATATCTCAAATTATAAAGACCCAGCCCAAAACAAACTATATATTAAAATCACCATTGAACCAGGTGCTCTCTTTGTGGTAAATATATCAAATACCTATAATTTACATGATCAACCCGGGCTGTTGAAGAACTCGAGTGGTGTTGGACTGAAAAATCTTGAACGGCGACTGGCATTGCTTTATCCGGGTAAATACTGGCTTACCCTTAAACGAAATGAAGATACCTATAATACAACCCTAACAATTCAATATGATGATTAATTGTCTAGTTGTTGATGATGAACCTATTGCCCGTGAAGGAATTTTGGAATATATCAGGCAAATTGATTATTTAAACCCGGTAGCCCAGTGCAAGAGTGCTGCGGAAGCTGCTGGTCTTTTGCAAAAGAATAAAATTGACTTGATTTTTATTGATATTCAAATGCCAAAATTAAGCGGGATAGAATTTGTAAAAGCACTGGCAAATCCACCGCTCATTATTTTTACTACAGCCTATTCTGAATATGCCCTGGAAGGTTTTGAACTCGATGTGGTGGATTACCTGCTTAAACCTATTTCCTTTGCAAGATTCCTGAAATCAGTGGAAAAAGTTCAAAATTACCTTCATGCAAGAAATAAGGAACTTAGCATTTCACGGGATTTCTTTTTCATCAAATGCAATGGTAAAATTGAGAAGATCCTGATGGATGATGTGATTTATATCGAAGCTATGGCAAATTATGTCATCATCCATACCCGGATTAAAAAGTACATTACCTATCTGACTTTCTCAGGCATTGAAGAGCAACTTCCATCAGATCTTTTTGTCAGGGTACATAAGTCTTTCCTGGTTGCAATTGCATCTATTCAAACGATTGATGGTAACGAAGTGATTACGGGATCCATGCGGCTTCCATTGAGTAAAAATTACAGAAGTGAAGTAATGCACCGGATAGATTCCAGGCTGATGAAGAGATAGTATCTATCCTGTCAGAAACCAAATCCAATACGAACGGCCGGAAAAAGCTCTTTAAAATCACCTGACATATACAGTTGAGGAGCCACGGAAATGAATTTTGCCACATCCCAGTTAAACCCAAGCCTCATGGTGTTTTTTTGCAGAAGATCCCCATTCCGGCTTACAAGGTATCCCACCTCCATTCCAAGCCAGTTTGGCTTCCCGATAGTATTTGACATGTTATACTTATAGCCGATACTCAGGAATCCATTAAGTTTTGGACTGGAAAGATCACTGAAATAGGATAACTGACTATACGACAGGTAATATTGATGTTTCCAGATACTTTTTTTGCAAAAAATCAGTCCCAATTGAGCTGATAAATCAATTACGGGCTGTCCTTTGATCAGGTTAACACCTACTCCTCCATTCAGAACGAGAACATCTTTCTGCCCGGTGACTTTATCGAGTTGCGCATTACGAACCATTTTCCCTTCATGAGTTGAAAAATGATAGGTGGTTGACAACCTGCTTTTGATTGAGAAAACAGAATCAATAACATCCTCCAGGTTTTTCAGTGTTTGTTCCGAAAAGATTTCTGCAGGGTCATTAAACTGTATTTGAAGCTGGTAGAGCTCTGAAAGAATGGATAAACGATTATCAAAGGTATACCGGGTCATGCCTCCTTTATCCCAGATAATTCTTTCACCGGCAATACCTGGTTTAATTGATAGCCTGGTATCAGGCACATAAGTGATAGCATAGGTTCCCTGCGAAGGGATGTCTTTCCTTTCGAGAAGGATGGTTTGAAGGCTTTTCAGGTCTCTTGTCACAGTCGCAGATAAAGAGTCGTAGCTGAAAATCTTCATATTGATTTCCATCTTATTCCCCAGCTGTACATTTACAGAATCGAGATAGGGTGTCTGACTGTATAACCTGAAAACCATGCCAAAAAGGATGAACATAAGCATGGTTGATTTTCTTAGATTTTTCATGGGATTTATTTTGTAATAATAATGTATTGAGTTCACTCCGATTAAAATGGAATCCGAAATTAGCCGCTAAGCCGCAAGCTTGCACAAGATTAGATTATCAAGCACATAACATTAGTGATCCTTAGTGGCTTAGTGCCTTTGTGTCAGAAAATCTTATCCCAAGCAGGCTCACTTTTTAGAA from Bacteroidales bacterium carries:
- a CDS encoding histidine kinase; the protein is MRRKIKIARLGIQLFLWIILTFFLLYFIYDANAPFLQQFIATLIVTAFTAVPSFFSTRVLVPRLLYRKKIRKFIFALLLAAVFNSLLTYLLAGALYYEIGGNNIFRDLPTIIFLVSFFLIVNFIVITVSSAIQIIVDRFGMEEHLHIVENEKISTELAFLRAQINPHFLFNVLNTIYFQINKENREARNSVEKLSEMLRYQLYECTSDRIDISKELAYIENYVAVQQLRMEAGTDLQINLPQDPISFKIAPLLILPLLENAFKHISNYKDPAQNKLYIKITIEPGALFVVNISNTYNLHDQPGLLKNSSGVGLKNLERRLALLYPGKYWLTLKRNEDTYNTTLTIQYDD
- a CDS encoding response regulator transcription factor gives rise to the protein MINCLVVDDEPIAREGILEYIRQIDYLNPVAQCKSAAEAAGLLQKNKIDLIFIDIQMPKLSGIEFVKALANPPLIIFTTAYSEYALEGFELDVVDYLLKPISFARFLKSVEKVQNYLHARNKELSISRDFFFIKCNGKIEKILMDDVIYIEAMANYVIIHTRIKKYITYLTFSGIEEQLPSDLFVRVHKSFLVAIASIQTIDGNEVITGSMRLPLSKNYRSEVMHRIDSRLMKR